The DNA sequence GCAACCCTTTCCAGCGCTCCGAGTGGCAACAATGTCCCGGACAGCATTACGGTTCTGCACGGGCGCGGACTGCAGTGGCCGCTCCAACTGACAGTGGTGTCCGGTGGTGAAGCTGGGGGCAATGGCGGTGAAATCGTTAATCGTCCGCAGTTGCAGGCGTCGATCGTATGCGATCCCAATCCATTGGCCGTCACGGTTTCCGAACTGCCGAGCAGGACCTGCACGGTTTGGATCAGTAATTGGAAACGCGACACGTCCGCACTGGTACAGGTGATAGCGCCCCAAAGTCTGGACGGCTACGGCAATCACGCGAACGGCATCCAGGTGTTTAGTGCCGGCCAGGCAGGTTCCACTACCGGCGTTGCACCCTCCAACATGAGCGGTTTTCGAGCACCCGACGGTAGCTATGGAAGATCTTATCCGTGGAACCTGACGGTGTTCGCATGTCCCTCGCAGCAGGGTACCGGAGCGAACTGTTTCAACTATTCCGCAACGCCCGGCCCTTTCTCTGTGCCGCTCGTGGTGCGTCAGGCAGGATCGCAAGACGCCAACATCGCATTGACGGGCACGGTGCTGGCGAGCGCCAGAGGGCAGATCGGTGGAGGTGGCAGCAATGCAGCGTTGTGGCGCATCCGCAACATCTGGAAGGCGGATCAGTTTATCAATATCGAACCCGGTTATCTGAGGACGTCGCAGGTCAGCGCGGCATGGTGGAGCGCACAGTGGCGCCTCGAACCAGTGACAGGAACGCAGTTCGTGCGCATTGGAAATCGCTGGAAGCCCGACCATTACATCCACATTGAGACTGGATTGGCGGTCGGTTTAGCACCGCAACATTGGCATAGTGCCATGTGGAGTATCGAACAAGTGGCAGGGGCAGCGGGTCGTTATAGAATACGAAACCGCTGGAAACCGGATCAGTTCCTGAACATCGAAACAGGGGCGCTGCAATGCACGGCGATCAATAGCACCTGGTGGAGCGCGATGTGGAGCCTTGAACAGTAGTTGCTTCATGAGAAGGCATTGGTGTCAGACTCGAATTTGGCATCCAATCAACCATTGCGCCACCGAAAGGGGGAAGGCTACGCGTCACCCATTAGAGGGTACCCTGTCAAAAGATAGTTCTTCCCCGCTCGAAGAAAACAAAGGGGTCAGGCACTGACAAAGGACAAATATAATGATAAATCGTTGCCCAACCATCGGCTCCAGCGGATCAGAGCCAGATGCGGCTCTTCCCGCTGAGCCGTATGTTCAAACAAGAACGAAGGAACATACAGATGCCAAGAAAGATGTGTGTTTACGATCCTTAGTCTGGAGGTGTAAAAATCCCGCAAAAGATGCAACCCCGGATTCGTCAACGAATATTGGAACACCTGAAGAAGCATTAGAAACTTCAGCAGTCTACCTGAGAGATTGAACTCATTTGATCGCGTAGCCTATGGCGGCTTAGTTGTGGACTATATGAGCGTTGGAATCGGGCCTGTAAGCACAGTTATTTTCAATGTTGCTGACGTTGCTATTACTGTGGGAGTACTCATTTTTTTCTCAGCGGCATTGGGTCGGACCGGTCCGACCCCCCACCAGCCCTGTTGAGTTCGTTTTCCATAATTCCTCCGGCGTTCTGTTTGTTCACTCCGGGTTGCTTAGATAATGATGCCAGAAAACACGGGCCGCCACCGCCCGCCAGGGTTTCCAGGTTTGGCTCAGGACCTCGAGTTCCGCCGACGAAGGACGTGATCCAAGTCTCTTGACCCGCTGAACGGCAATTGTCAGGGCAAGATCCCCCACGGGCCAAACATCCGGCCGCCGCAGGGCCATCAGAAGATAGATGTCCGCCGTCCATCGACCGATCCCCGTTATCTTGAGCAATTCGGCCCGAACGGCATCATCATCCATCCGGTCAAGCGCTTCCAACATTAGAAAGCCCTCGGTAATGGCCTCGGCCAGATTCCGGCAGTACCGGGTTTTTTGCCGGCTGAACCCGATCTGCTTGAGCTTTTCCCCATCCAACTTCAGGAATGCATCCGGCGTCAGAATCGGAATTGCCCGGCTGAGTCTATCAAAAGCCGCCTTGGCTGAGGCCAGAGAAACCTGCTGTTCGAGGATAATGCGGACCAGTGTCGGAAACCCCGGGGCGCGCTTCCAGATCGGCGGCGGACCGAGGTTCGACAGGATATCCCCCAGATCCGGATCCCGGTCTTTCAGAACGGCCAGGGCCTGCTTAAAGGTTGATTCGGTCAGGTGTTTAGTCTTTATCGATGGCATGACTCTAGTTTAATCCCTTTGTTTCAAGGTCATGCTCGACAGGAACAACAGGAGAACCCCATAAAGAATGAGGACCCCGAATTCGTTTAGATGATGAAAGAGGCCACTCGCCTCGGCCAGCATGGGCTTGATCAACATTTGCGCATAGGTGAAAGGGATGAGATAGGACAACCAACGCACACTCCAGGGAAGGCTCGAAATTGGCAGTATCAAGCCGGAGATGAAAATCGTGGTCAGTATAAATAATGGGATGAAAGGAAATATTTGGGCCTCGGTCTTGGCCAAATTCGATATCAAGATCCCCAGGGCGATGGAGATCAACGATAGGGTCCACATGACGGCGAACAGGGAAAGCATCAGGCCTAAGCCGTAGGACAGATGGAATAACACATTTACCTCCATCATGATGAGGACGGCCTGGACCGTAGCCAGGGAGGCGTAGCCGAGAAGATAGCCCATAACCACCTCCGTACGGCTGAAGTTGTTCACAAACATCCGGATCAACGTCTCGTCCCGCCGCTCCCGGAC is a window from the Deltaproteobacteria bacterium genome containing:
- a CDS encoding DNA-3-methyladenine glycosylase 2 family protein, which encodes MPSIKTKHLTESTFKQALAVLKDRDPDLGDILSNLGPPPIWKRAPGFPTLVRIILEQQVSLASAKAAFDRLSRAIPILTPDAFLKLDGEKLKQIGFSRQKTRYCRNLAEAITEGFLMLEALDRMDDDAVRAELLKITGIGRWTADIYLLMALRRPDVWPVGDLALTIAVQRVKRLGSRPSSAELEVLSQTWKPWRAVAARVFWHHYLSNPE
- a CDS encoding signal peptidase II → MNSFDRVAYGGLVVDYMSVGIGPVSTVIFNVADVAITVGVLIFFSAALGRTGPTPHQPC
- a CDS encoding ABC transporter permease, which codes for MVNNTLAIAARIDSQLIGDRRFLALSIFLPMIIFYLFKLFIQTLPVGLFTNPEELYVLITAFIIHFTSYVLCLIVIVRERRDETLIRMFVNNFSRTEVVMGYLLGYASLATVQAVLIMMEVNVLFHLSYGLGLMLSLFAVMWTLSLISIALGILISNLAKTEAQIFPFIPLFILTTIFISGLILPISSLPWSVRWLSYLIPFTYAQMLIKPMLAEASGLFHHLNEFGVLILYGVLLLFLSSMTLKQRD